A window of Burkholderiales bacterium genomic DNA:
GGCGGATGGGGGGCGTTCATGCGCCCATTGTAGGCCAGCAGTCCAAAGGGGTCAGACTCGATTGAAGCAATGACCGCGCGCCGCGCCACGCGCAATCAATGGAGTCCAGCCCCTCCGATCGCGTCCTGCACATCAATCGAGTCTGACCCCTTTGACCTCCATAGTTACTCGGCAAGCGCACGGCGAACTAAGGCGTCGACTGTTCCACCATCACGATACTCGCTTGGCGGCGCCCTCGTCGTCGTAGAAGTAGCGCGTGGTCGTGGTCCCGATCGTCTTCGCCACCCGCTGGCCCAGCCCGTTGAGCTTGTAGCTCGCCACCGTCGTCGCGCCGTCAGCGAGCTTCGTGAGCCGGTTGGTGAGGTTGAACGTCGCGGTCCGCCCGTCGATCTGGGTGGGATTGCCCACCGTTTCGTAGGTGTAGCTGCGGCTGGTCGCACCGGTCAGGTTCAGCAGCTGGTTGCTGCCCGTCGCGTAGCCGTAGTTCGTCAACGCCCCGTCGACGGTCGCGTTCTGCCGGTTGCCGATCGCGTCGTAGGCGTACTGCCTCGTCGTCGGCACCGCAGCGCCGCTTTGCGCCGTGGTCAGCCGGTCCAGGTTGTCGTAACCATAGGCGTGGCTGTCCGCCGCATCGGCCGGGTCGCCGATCGCGGTGATGCGGTTGGCGTCGTCCCAGGTGAGATTGCGCCTCAAGATGCTCGTGCCGTTGCGGTACTCCCAGGAGGCGAGCCGGCCGTCCGCGTCGTAGTCCCGGTAGGTCTTGTGGCCGTTCCCCCACTGCCATGCCGCCACCGAGCTTCCCCGCCTTCGCCGCCTTCACCCAGTTTCGCAGCGTCTGCTCGACCAGCCCCAGGTCGCGCGCCACGACCGCGACCCCCTGGCCGCTGCGAACCCAATTGACCGCCAGTTCCTTGAACTCCGCCGTGAACTCCTGCTTCGGTACCTTGAACATTCCCAACCTCCATTTCGCCTATCCTATCCAAAGACCCTTGGAGGACGAAATTCGAGGGGAAGCTCACCGAACGCGATTTTGTTGGGCCACATTTTGGCCACACACGAAGTCGCGTCGGATGCTTTCCTATTGTCCAGAGGCTGGGGCTGACCCTGTTTTTCCGTGATCAGCAGCACGCATCAAATACAGGTCTAGAACGCGCTTATCAATTGCGCCTGCGGGAATCCTCGACAAGAAATCCGTCTCAAGACCCACGTCAGGAACTCCAGTCGCGGGCTTCCAATCAACCAGCGCTTTCAAGGACGCTTCGACCGTGCGCAGGTCGCCCAATTTCAATGCAATTCGGATTCGCGTTCCGTGCGCCTGCCGGTAGAACCCTTTCACTTCATTTGCCCTGTCGATGGCGCTATCTATGGCGGTCTTTGCGCGCGCGAAATCCCCTTCGTAGTAAGCGTACAAATCAGCAAGGCTGATCCAAGGGTAAGGGTCCTGCGGCGCAGCCGAAGTCCAAGTGCGGATGGCTTCCTCAGCGCGGCTAATCCTATCGCGATCCGTCGTTGCGCTCTCGTTTTCCGAGAGTTCTCGGATCAATTCCGAGCATAGCGATCCATGAACAAAGCTGATTTCATCTTCCGTTTGGGCACGAGATATTGCCCTTCGAAGAAGTGGCTTGATGTCGGCGTGAGCATCCTTTCCGCGTGCCTCGCCAATTTGCGTCTCGATCTCATTGATTAGGCTCGTAGTCATTCTTAGCCCCGGTCCGGCGTCCATTCCGGCGGTTCATCAGGATCAGGCTTACCACCGTTGCGAATGCAGAGACCTCGCCGATACGCGGCACGATCCCTGCACGCTTGTACCCATCGGTAGCCAAATCCTGTCCACTTGCTGCATTTCCCGTCCTCACGCTCCCAACGGTCATGACAGAAATTGTCCGGGGCACATGCATTCCGCACGATTATCGTCATCGCACATAGTGCAGGCGAAATCATGCATAGCTCACCCGGGCTCGGGATGGGGAACTCGGGAATGTGGAAACCCGGTGGCGGAGTCCCCGGTAGTCCGGGTATGGGTGGCGGCGAAATCGGCGCCACGATAGGCGGTGGTGGCAGTACTACTTGTCGGCCATCCGGATCAGAACGCGCCACAGGGTTGGCGCCGACATAGCCGTAAGTGTTGATGCCTCCATTCAACCCGATAGGGTCGGACTCAGTTAATCTGCCGATAGCCGGGTCGTAATCGCGGAAGTAGTTGTAGTGCGTGCCGTTCTCGGCATCGTACTGCTGGCCGGGGAAGCGCAGGTTGTAGCTGAACGTGCCGAGCCCGCCGGGGTTCTCGTTCGCGGGGTTCGCCCCGAACGGGTCGGCGTGGTCCCACCGCCACACGATGGCGTCATCGCTCGGCCGCGTGACCGCCCTGGGCGTGGCGAGCTGGTCCGCGTGCACGTAGTAGACCGCCACCGGCGTCGGGCTCCCGCTCCCCGTCGGCCTCAGTGTGGCCACCGGCAGGTCGTCGAGCCAGATGGTCTCCTGGATCAGCGCCCCGTTCTTCGCGTACTCCCCCACGAGCCGCCCCTCGTCGTCGTAGAAGTAGCGCGTGGTCGTGCTCCCGATCGTCTTCGCCACCCGCTGGCCCAGCCCGTTGAGCTTGTAGCTCGCCACCGTCGTCGCGCCGTCAGCGAGCTTCGTGAGCCGGTTGGCGAGGTTGTACGTCGCGGTCCGCCCGTCGATCTGGGTGGGATTGCCCGCCGCGTCGTAGGTGTAGCTGCGGCTGGTCGCACCGGTGAGGTTCAGCAACTGGTTGCTGCCCGTCGCGTAGCCGTAGTTGGTGAGCGCCCCGTCGACGGTCGCGTTTTGCCGGTTGCCGATCGCGTCGTAGGCGTACTGCCTCGTCGTCGGGACCGCAGCGCCGCTTTGCGCCGTGGTCAGCCGGTCCAGGTTGTCGTAACCATAGGCGTGGCTGTTCGCCGCATCGGCCGGGTCGCCGATCGCGGTGATGCGGTTGCCGTCGTCCCAGGTGAGATCGCGCCTGAGAATGCTCGTGCCGTTACGGTACTCCCAAGAGGCGAGCCGGCCGTCCGCGTCGTGGTCCCGGTAGGTCATGTGGCCGTTCCCCCACTGCCACGCCGCCACCGGGCCGAACGGCTCGTAGGCCCCCGCCGAGATGAGCGGGGATCCGTTCAGCGTGACCCCCGTGATCCGGCCGTTGTCCCACGCGTAGCCGATCTGCTGGCCGGAGGGCGTCGTGATCCCGGTCAGGCGCCCGTCGGTCCAGGTGTACGTCTGCGTGAGCGTCACCGACCCCGACACCTGCGAACGGCTCGCCACGCGGCCCTGCGTCGTGTAGGTCCAGTTCGTGGTGCCCGAGGGATCGACCAGCTTCGTGATCCTCCCCTTCGCATTCGGCGCCCCCGTCGTCCCACCATCCCAGGTGTAGGTGTGGGTCTCGGTGGTGAAGCCGGTCTGCGTGTGGGCGATCTTGGTCACCCGACCCGCCGCATCGTAGGTGTAGGTCGCCTTCGCGCCCCGCGCGTCGGTCGAGGTCTTGAGATTGCCGGCGTTGTCGAAAGTCCGGACGCTCGTCCCGGTGTCGGGCGAGACCTGGCTCACCTGGTTGCCCAGGCCGTCGTAGCCGTAGGTCGTGACCAGATTGCGCGGGTCGGTGACCGAGGTCAGGTTGCTCGACGTGTCGTAGGCGTATTGCGTGACCCCGTTGCCCGGATCGGTGACCGTCAGCAGGCGGTTGAGCGCGTCGTACGTGGACGTCGTGGCGTTGTTGAGCGGGTCGGTCGAGGTGAGACGGTTGCCGTTGCCGTCGTAGGTCATCACCGTGGCCTGCGACTGCGCCCCCACCTCCTGCGCGAGCCGGTTCAGGCTGTCGTAGACCCGCGTGCGGGTGCGGGCCAGCGATCCCGCCGGGTCGAACGCCTGCTCCGCCGTGCGATTGCCCATCCCGTCGAGCGTGTAGACGACCTTGTTGCCCAAGCCGTCGTGCACCTCGGTCAGCCGATGCGCGGCGTCGTAGACGTAGAAGAGCGTCGCGCCGTCGGGCATCTCGACCCCGGTCAACTGGCCGGCGAGGTCGTAGGCGTAGACGGTGAGCTCGCCGCCGACGTCGCGCGAGGTGAGCCTGCCGCGCGCGTCGTAGGTCATCGTCGTCACAAGCCCGTTCGGGTCGGTCATCGAGACGAGTCGATTGCCGGCGTCGTAGGACGTGTACTGCGTCACGTGCCCGAGCGGGTTGGTGAGCGTGGCGATCTGGCCGCGCTTGCCGAGGTCGGGGTCGGTGTCGGAATGGTAGGTGGTCGTCGTGACCTTGTTGTTGGGGTCGGTCGCGGTGAGCACCCGGCCGAACGTGCCGTAGGTCCACTTCCACGTCCGCGTGATCGTGGTCGCCGTCCCGTCGTTCTTCGGCGCGGTGATCCGCTTCTGCGTCAGGTTGCCCGACGCGTCGTACGTGAACGCGGTCGTCTTGGTGCCGCCAGGCGCGGGCTCGACGATCGTGGCGGGCAACCTCCACGTCGCATGCCACGTCGTGGTGACCTTTCGGACATCCGGACGGTTGGGCGGACTGGCGAGGACCGCAGAGCAAACCTCGGCCGAGCTCGCGCCCTCCAGCCGCGAAGTCTCCAGATTGCGTGTCGTGTCGTAGGCGTAGCAGGTCTTCTTGTCGCGGAAATCCGTGCTCGAGGCAAGGTTGCCATTGACGTCGTATGTCATGGCACTTGCGGCTCCAGATACCCCGCAGGACGCACAGGGCTGAGTAGCGCTCGCAAGCTTCGTTACGCCGTGCAGCTCAATGAATGTTCTGTCGCTCGTATATCCGCGCGGATCGGTCACCCGCAACTTCGGGCCGGCCACAGTCGCGATTGACCAGCGATTCACACCTCCCGCCAACGCTGTGACAACCGCGCTTCCATAGCTATCGTAGGTGTAGGTCGCATATCGCGCGCCCAACTCGTCCGTGATTCCAGTGAGCGCGTTCTTGAATGTGGCGTTTTCATAGTGATATCGACGCGTCGTCGGCCCTGGACCGTTCACCTCCGTCAAGTTGTTCTGGTCGTCGTACACGTAGCCGAATACATTGCCACTGGCATCAGTCATCGACGCCACCAATCCATTGGTGCCGAATGTCACGTCAATAGCGTGTCCGAACACGTCCGTGACGCTTGAAAGCCGCTCAGCGACGTAATGCAGATCCAATCGATAGCCGGCACGATTGGACAGTGACGTCAGCCGCCCGTTTACGTCATACGTTTCCACTTCTTCGTCGCGGCCGCTTACGTACTTCCAGCCGGTCTGTACTCCCGCCCCATCGACGACGACCGTCAGTCGATCAATGACATCGGGGTCGGGCAACCACGCTGAGCCAACTCGATTGAAGAAGTAGATCTTTCCGTCAGGGCGCACCGCCCACACCGTGCCGTCGGCGCCATAGTCGTAGTGGATCAGATTCCGGTCGAGCGTGCTGGCCCACCTTCGGCCGAAGTAAGTTGGAACTGGCACCCCGTCTGTCTCGAGGCCTGTGGGAGCGCCCGCGCTGTTGTAGGTCCGCGCGAACACCATGGACATCGAACCCGAGCCGATTGCGAAGTCGACTTCGACTTCAAACTTGTTGAAGATGCCCGTATGAATTGGATTCCCGACTCCGACGCTAGCACCCGTGCTGTCGCATGGCCCTTTGTTCTTGTTCGGGTCTACCCCAACACGCTGACAGTACATCGCATCCGTACCACTGAATGAGTCGGTCCATCCTTGCACGCAACCGGCCCATGGCACGCCCGAGACGAACTCCTTCACCTGGTAGCCCGGCAGTGGACAATACTTCGGCTTCTGTGTGAACTGCTGGTATGGGTTGTAGGGAGGCGCGCTTAGATCGCGACACGCACCCCCTGGAAAATAAGCGGGGCGGGTGTCGTCTGGAATATAGGTCAGTGTCCTCGTTCCAAACCCAAGGTAATCACACGCCTGCTGAGGAGAGTCGAACCCGCCTCCCCAGGCGGTACACCAGGTTTGGATTGGCTTGACTTTGCCGGAGATGACTTGCGCACCCGATGACGCTGCAAGCACCAGTGCTGAGAACACAAATGCCGTCCTGCAAACGCATCGGACAACACCGGCAAGTGTCGTGCCGGGCACGCCTCTTACGCGCAATGGCATTGCATTCCCCTTGATGGCGCTCCTTGCACGCTGCGCAGTCGATTCGAACGGCCTCGACCGCTCCTGCAGACGCCTCTCGGGTTCACTCTGCCATCGGATCGCCGCAGCGCGGCTCACTTCTTCGGCACGAACTTGTGCGCGAGCGTGTTCTCGTCGACCCGCGGCGTGTAGGCGATGCCGTCGCGCGTCGCCCACAGGCTCACCTGGAAGTGCAGCGGGATGATGCCGGTGTCGCCGATCGCGATCTCGGCCGCGCGCTGCAGGTAGGCCTCGCGCTTGATGTCGTCGACGGTCATCAGCGCGTCCTCGGTCAGCGCGTCGACCTTGCCGTTGCTGTAGCGGCCGCGGTTCGCGGTGCCGAAGCCCTTGTCGCGGTTCCAGGTCATCACCAGCGCCTTCAGCGACGACGACGCCTCGCCGGTGCCGGTCGACCAGCCGACGAGGATCACGCTGAACTTGAGTTCCGTCGCCTGCGGGAAGAAGGTCGCCGAGGGCATCGCGACGACCTCGGTCTTCACGCCGGCGCGCGTCCACATCTGCGCGAGCGCCTGCGCGATCTTCGCGTCGTTGACGTAGCGGTTGTTGGTCGCGTGGATCGTCATCGCGAAGCCGTCCGGATAGCCGGCCTTCGCGAGCAGCGCCTTCGCGCCCTCCGGGTCGTATTTCTCCACCTTCAGGTTCTTCGTGGCGCCGAACAGGAAGTCGGGCACGAACTGGCCCGCGGGCACCGCCTCCTTCTCCATCACGCGCTCGACGATCAACGGGCGGTTGATCGCCATCGACAGCGCCTTGCGCACGTTCGGGTCCTTGAGCGGATTGCGGTCGAGCGCCTTGCCGTCCTTCGCGGTCACGAACGGCGTGACCGCGCGGTCGCTGTCCATGTGCACGTACATCAGCCGGTCGGAGACCTGGCGGAAGATCGACAGGCGCTTGTCGGACGCGAGCTTCGCGACGTCCGCGGTCGGCACGTTCTCGATCGCCTGCACGTCGCCGGACAGGAGCGCGGCCACGCGCGCGGCGTCGTTGGTGATGAGGCGCAGCGTCACCTTCTCCCACGGCGTCCTGCCGCCCCACCACGCGTCGTTCCGCGCGAGTTCGATGCGGTCGCCCTTCGCGTAGCGGACGAGCTTGTAGGGTCCGGTGCCGATCGCGGCCTTGCCGCTGTTGAACTCCTCGGTCGTGCCCTTCGCAGCCTCCTTCGACACGATCGCGATCTGCGTCATGTCGGTGGGCATCAGCGGGTAGGGCTGCGCGGTGTGGAAGCGGATCGTGTACGGATCGACGACGTCGATCTTGCGGATCTGCTTCGTGTAGGCGGTGAACGGGCTCGGGCTCTTGGGCACGTTCGGCACGCGCTCGATCGACGCGACGACGTCCGCGGCGGTGAAGTCGCTGCCGTCGGAGAACTTGACGCCGCGGCGCAGCTTGAATTCCCAGACCGTCGGTTCGACCGCCTTCCACTCGGTCGCGAGACCGGGCATCGGCTGCGACTTCTCGTTGCGCCGCACCAGCGTGTCGAACAGGTGCGCCGCGACGGCGTTGTTCGGCGTCAGGTTGTGGTAGTGCGGATCGATCGACGTCACGTCGGCGCCGAGCCCGACGACGAGATTCGCGGCATGGACGGACAGCGCCGCGGACGCAACGGCCACGACGGCGAGCTTGCGGATCGACCTCATGCGGGACTCCGGCGAGTGGACCGCGGCACCG
This region includes:
- a CDS encoding RHS repeat protein encodes the protein MKEFVSGVPWAGCVQGWTDSFSGTDAMYCQRVGVDPNKNKGPCDSTGASVGVGNPIHTGIFNKFEVEVDFAIGSGSMSMVFARTYNSAGAPTGLETDGVPVPTYFGRRWASTLDRNLIHYDYGADGTVWAVRPDGKIYFFNRVGSAWLPDPDVIDRLTVVVDGAGVQTGWKYVSGRDEEVETYDVNGRLTSLSNRAGYRLDLHYVAERLSSVTDVFGHAIDVTFGTNGLVASMTDASGNVFGYVYDDQNNLTEVNGPGPTTRRYHYENATFKNALTGITDELGARYATYTYDSYGSAVVTALAGGVNRWSIATVAGPKLRVTDPRGYTSDRTFIELHGVTKLASATQPCASCGVSGAASAMTYDVNGNLASSTDFRDKKTCYAYDTTRNLETSRLEGASSAEVCSAVLASPPNRPDVRKVTTTWHATWRLPATIVEPAPGGTKTTAFTYDASGNLTQKRITAPKNDGTATTITRTWKWTYGTFGRVLTATDPNNKVTTTTYHSDTDPDLGKRGQIATLTNPLGHVTQYTSYDAGNRLVSMTDPNGLVTTMTYDARGRLTSRDVGGELTVYAYDLAGQLTGVEMPDGATLFYVYDAAHRLTEVHDGLGNKVVYTLDGMGNRTAEQAFDPAGSLARTRTRVYDSLNRLAQEVGAQSQATVMTYDGNGNRLTSTDPLNNATTSTYDALNRLLTVTDPGNGVTQYAYDTSSNLTSVTDPRNLVTTYGYDGLGNQVSQVSPDTGTSVRTFDNAGNLKTSTDARGAKATYTYDAAGRVTKIAHTQTGFTTETHTYTWDGGTTGAPNAKGRITKLVDPSGTTNWTYTTQGRVASRSQVSGSVTLTQTYTWTDGRLTGITTPSGQQIGYAWDNGRITGVTLNGSPLISAGAYEPFGPVAAWQWGNGHMTYRDHDADGRLASWEYRNGTSILRRDLTWDDGNRITAIGDPADAANSHAYGYDNLDRLTTAQSGAAVPTTRQYAYDAIGNRQNATVDGALTNYGYATGSNQLLNLTGATSRSYTYDAAGNPTQIDGRTATYNLANRLTKLADGATTVASYKLNGLGQRVAKTIGSTTTRYFYDDEGRLVGEYAKNGALIQETIWLDDLPVATLRPTGSGSPTPVAVYYVHADQLATPRAVTRPSDDAIVWRWDHADPFGANPANENPGGLGTFSYNLRFPGQQYDAENGTHYNYFRDYDPAIGRLTESDPIGLNGGINTYGYVGANPVARSDPDGRQVVLPPPPIVAPISPPPIPGLPGTPPPGFHIPEFPIPSPGELCMISPALCAMTIIVRNACAPDNFCHDRWEREDGKCSKWTGFGYRWVQACRDRAAYRRGLCIRNGGKPDPDEPPEWTPDRG
- a CDS encoding ABC transporter substrate-binding protein translates to MRSIRKLAVVAVASAALSVHAANLVVGLGADVTSIDPHYHNLTPNNAVAAHLFDTLVRRNEKSQPMPGLATEWKAVEPTVWEFKLRRGVKFSDGSDFTAADVVASIERVPNVPKSPSPFTAYTKQIRKIDVVDPYTIRFHTAQPYPLMPTDMTQIAIVSKEAAKGTTEEFNSGKAAIGTGPYKLVRYAKGDRIELARNDAWWGGRTPWEKVTLRLITNDAARVAALLSGDVQAIENVPTADVAKLASDKRLSIFRQVSDRLMYVHMDSDRAVTPFVTAKDGKALDRNPLKDPNVRKALSMAINRPLIVERVMEKEAVPAGQFVPDFLFGATKNLKVEKYDPEGAKALLAKAGYPDGFAMTIHATNNRYVNDAKIAQALAQMWTRAGVKTEVVAMPSATFFPQATELKFSVILVGWSTGTGEASSSLKALVMTWNRDKGFGTANRGRYSNGKVDALTEDALMTVDDIKREAYLQRAAEIAIGDTGIIPLHFQVSLWATRDGIAYTPRVDENTLAHKFVPKK